A stretch of the Ananas comosus cultivar F153 linkage group 14, ASM154086v1, whole genome shotgun sequence genome encodes the following:
- the LOC109720535 gene encoding cyanidin 3-O-glucoside 7-O-glucosyltransferase (acyl-glucose)-like isoform X2, producing the protein MMRVMVFLVLLLLTVMIMVGNGEQNGPALLSRDDFPSNFIFGSGTSAYQVEGAAAEDGRSPSVWDTFAHAGYMQGTGDTASDEYHKYKEDVKLMKETGLDAYRFSISWSRLIPDGRGRVNPKALEYYNNLVNELLNHGIKPHVTLFHYDLPQVLEDEYEGWLSPKIVDDFTAYADVCFREFGDRVSHWTTLNEPNVLALLGYDLGFAPPKRCSHPFGNCSRGNSPTEPYIVMHHCLLAHSSAVSLYARKYKAKQQGFIGINVFVYHLIPLTNSTNDIIATRRAQDFYVGWLIEPLYRGDYPKTMRKMVGSKLPKFSRSQSEQLTGSYDFISLNYYAAMYVKDDPHDIPASQRDFRADMFAVVTDNGLTKSDTLFPVLPSGLRGVLEYFKQSYGNPPIYIHENGFAMPQNGSLYDVRRVKYISDHLENLLIALRNGSNTLGYFTWSFIDAYELLYGYEYSYGLYYVDFGDEDRKRYPRFSARWYSSFLRGRNHTNLMNSSPNLTPFVSTT; encoded by the exons GTGGAaggagcagcagcagaggaTGGGAGAAGTCCAAGTGTTTGGGACACCTTTGCTCATGCTG GATATATGCAAGGGACTGGAGATACTGCCTCTGATGAATATCACAAGTACAAG GAAGATGTTAAACTCATGAAAGAGACAGGATTAGATGCCTATAGATTCTCCATCTCTTGGTCGAGGTTAATCCCCG ACGGGAGAGGAAGAGTCAATCCGAAAGCGCTAGAATATTACAACAATCTTGTTAATGAACTTCTAAACCATG GAATTAAACCGCACGTCACGCTTTTCCATTATGATCTCCCGCAAGTTCTTGAAGACGAATACGAAGGATGGTTGAGCCCGAAAATTGT CGACGATTTCACAGCGTATGCGGATGTTTGCTTTAGAGAATTTGGTGACAGGGTCTCGCATTGGACTACTCTAAATGAGCCTAACGTTCTCGCGTTGCTTGGTTATGATTTGGGCTTCGCTCCGCCAAAGAGGTGTTCTCACCCTTTTGGCAACTGTTCTCGCGGAAACTCTCCTACTGAACCCTACATTGTCATGCATCACTGCTTGTTGGCTCATAGTTCAGCTGTCTCACTATACGCGAGAAAATACAAA GCGAAGCAGCAAGGGTTCATAGGAATAAACGTCTTCGTTTACCATTTGATACCACTCACAAACTCGACGAATGATATAATTGCCACCAGGAGAGCTCAAGATTTCTATGTTGGATG GCTGATCGAGCCGCTTTACCGAGGAGACTACCCCAAAACTATGAGGAAGATGGTTGGCAGTAAACTGCCGAAATTCTCGAGAAGCCAATCCGAACAACTTACGGGTTCATATGATTTTATAAGTTTGAATTATTACGCGGCAATGTACGTGAAGGATGATCCTCACGACATTCCGGCTAGTCAGAGGGATTTCAGGGCTGATATGTTTGCTGTGGTTACAG ATAATGGGCTCACGAAATCCGACACACTG TTCCCTGTGCTGCCGTCTGGCCTTCGAGGAGTTTTGGAGTATTTCAAGCAATCTTATGGTAATCCTCCCATCTACATTCATGAAAATG GTTTTGCAATGCCACAAAATGGGTCGCTTTATGACGTTCGTCGGGTCAAATACATAAGCGACCACTTGGAAAACCTGCTCATTGCTCTCAG GAATGGATCAAACACTCTGGGCTACTTCACTTGGTCTTTCATCGATGCGTACGAATTGCTCTACGGATACGAATATTCCTACGGCCTTTATTATGTGGATTTTGGCGACGAAGATCGAAAGCGGTATCCGCGGTTCTCCGCGCGGTGGTATTCCAGTTTCCTCAGAGGGAGAAATCACACCAATCTCATGAACAGCTCTCCGAACCTGACACCATTTGTTTCTACCAcctaa
- the LOC109720535 gene encoding cyanidin 3-O-glucoside 7-O-glucosyltransferase (acyl-glucose)-like isoform X1 gives MMRVMVFLVLLLLTVMIMVGNGEQNGPALLSRDDFPSNFIFGSGTSAYQVEGAAAEDGRSPSVWDTFAHAGYMQGTGDTASDEYHKYKEDVKLMKETGLDAYRFSISWSRLIPDGRGRVNPKALEYYNNLVNELLNHGIKPHVTLFHYDLPQVLEDEYEGWLSPKIVDDFTAYADVCFREFGDRVSHWTTLNEPNVLALLGYDLGFAPPKRCSHPFGNCSRGNSPTEPYIVMHHCLLAHSSAVSLYARKYKAKQQGFIGINVFVYHLIPLTNSTNDIIATRRAQDFYVGWLIEPLYRGDYPKTMRKMVGSKLPKFSRSQSEQLTGSYDFISLNYYAAMYVKDDPHDIPASQRDFRADMFAVVTAADNGLTKSDTLFPVLPSGLRGVLEYFKQSYGNPPIYIHENGFAMPQNGSLYDVRRVKYISDHLENLLIALRNGSNTLGYFTWSFIDAYELLYGYEYSYGLYYVDFGDEDRKRYPRFSARWYSSFLRGRNHTNLMNSSPNLTPFVSTT, from the exons GTGGAaggagcagcagcagaggaTGGGAGAAGTCCAAGTGTTTGGGACACCTTTGCTCATGCTG GATATATGCAAGGGACTGGAGATACTGCCTCTGATGAATATCACAAGTACAAG GAAGATGTTAAACTCATGAAAGAGACAGGATTAGATGCCTATAGATTCTCCATCTCTTGGTCGAGGTTAATCCCCG ACGGGAGAGGAAGAGTCAATCCGAAAGCGCTAGAATATTACAACAATCTTGTTAATGAACTTCTAAACCATG GAATTAAACCGCACGTCACGCTTTTCCATTATGATCTCCCGCAAGTTCTTGAAGACGAATACGAAGGATGGTTGAGCCCGAAAATTGT CGACGATTTCACAGCGTATGCGGATGTTTGCTTTAGAGAATTTGGTGACAGGGTCTCGCATTGGACTACTCTAAATGAGCCTAACGTTCTCGCGTTGCTTGGTTATGATTTGGGCTTCGCTCCGCCAAAGAGGTGTTCTCACCCTTTTGGCAACTGTTCTCGCGGAAACTCTCCTACTGAACCCTACATTGTCATGCATCACTGCTTGTTGGCTCATAGTTCAGCTGTCTCACTATACGCGAGAAAATACAAA GCGAAGCAGCAAGGGTTCATAGGAATAAACGTCTTCGTTTACCATTTGATACCACTCACAAACTCGACGAATGATATAATTGCCACCAGGAGAGCTCAAGATTTCTATGTTGGATG GCTGATCGAGCCGCTTTACCGAGGAGACTACCCCAAAACTATGAGGAAGATGGTTGGCAGTAAACTGCCGAAATTCTCGAGAAGCCAATCCGAACAACTTACGGGTTCATATGATTTTATAAGTTTGAATTATTACGCGGCAATGTACGTGAAGGATGATCCTCACGACATTCCGGCTAGTCAGAGGGATTTCAGGGCTGATATGTTTGCTGTGGTTACAG CTGCAGATAATGGGCTCACGAAATCCGACACACTG TTCCCTGTGCTGCCGTCTGGCCTTCGAGGAGTTTTGGAGTATTTCAAGCAATCTTATGGTAATCCTCCCATCTACATTCATGAAAATG GTTTTGCAATGCCACAAAATGGGTCGCTTTATGACGTTCGTCGGGTCAAATACATAAGCGACCACTTGGAAAACCTGCTCATTGCTCTCAG GAATGGATCAAACACTCTGGGCTACTTCACTTGGTCTTTCATCGATGCGTACGAATTGCTCTACGGATACGAATATTCCTACGGCCTTTATTATGTGGATTTTGGCGACGAAGATCGAAAGCGGTATCCGCGGTTCTCCGCGCGGTGGTATTCCAGTTTCCTCAGAGGGAGAAATCACACCAATCTCATGAACAGCTCTCCGAACCTGACACCATTTGTTTCTACCAcctaa
- the LOC109719957 gene encoding translationally-controlled tumor protein homolog, translated as MLVYQDLLTGDELLSDSFPYEEIENGMLWEVEGKWVVQGAVDVDIGANPSAEGAEEDEGVDDQAAKVVDIVDTFRLQEQPSFDKRQFVTFMKRYIKLLAPKLDDEKQALFKKHIEGATKYLLSKLSDLQFFVGESMHDDGSLVFAYYKDGATDPTFLFFAYGLKEVKC; from the exons ATGCTCGTCTACCAGGATCTCCTCACAG GCGATGAGCTGTTGTCGGACTCATTTCCCTACGAAGAAATAGAAAATGGGATGCTATGGGAAGTAGAAGGAAAG TGGGTGGTTCAGGGGGCCGTTGACGTTGATATTGGCGCAAATCCTTCAGCTGAAGGTGCCGAAGAAGATGAAGGCGTAGACGACCAGGCCGCGAAGGTGGTGGATATCGTCGATACCTTTAGGCTTCAG GAGCAACCGTCTTTCGACAAGAGGCAGTTCGTGACGTTCATGAAGCGGTATATCAAGCTCTTAGCTCCTAAGTTGGACGATGAGAAACAGGCGctcttcaagaagcacatcgaGGGAGCTACCAAGTATCTGCTGTCGAAGCTTAGCGATCTGCAGTT TTTCGTCGGCGAGAGTATGCATGATGATGGTAGCTTGGTTTTCGCTTACTACAAAGATGGCGCAACGGATCCGACATTTTTGTTCTTTGCATATGGGCTCAAGGAAGTCAAGTGCTAG